A DNA window from Stenotrophomonas indicatrix contains the following coding sequences:
- a CDS encoding energy transducer TonB, translating to MTEQLVVHRYEQPDDKGLSWPRIVGIAFVIALHLAAFMMLLIPAVAPKAVAEKERNVMVTIVDAPPPPPPPPPPPPPQDTPPPPVKNLSPPKPSPVPPPPQAPVVDVPEPRPNDIVTPPSPPSPPAPPTSIEASVDISSKAMNPPRYPPAAFRAGIQGEVILIIDVDASGNVTNVTVEKSSRNRDLDRAAMEAARKWRFNAAEAGGKKAAGRVRVPVNFALN from the coding sequence ATGACGGAACAACTAGTCGTTCACCGGTACGAACAACCCGATGACAAGGGGCTGAGCTGGCCTCGCATCGTCGGTATCGCGTTTGTAATCGCCCTGCATCTGGCCGCCTTCATGATGCTCCTGATTCCTGCCGTGGCTCCCAAGGCCGTGGCGGAGAAGGAGCGCAACGTCATGGTGACCATCGTCGACGCACCGCCGCCGCCGCCACCGCCGCCGCCGCCGCCGCCGCCGCAGGACACCCCGCCGCCGCCGGTGAAGAATCTGTCGCCGCCGAAGCCGTCGCCCGTCCCGCCGCCGCCGCAGGCGCCGGTCGTCGACGTGCCGGAACCGCGCCCGAACGATATCGTCACCCCGCCGTCGCCGCCGTCGCCGCCGGCACCGCCGACCTCGATCGAGGCCAGCGTGGACATCTCGTCGAAGGCCATGAATCCGCCGCGCTATCCGCCGGCCGCCTTCCGCGCTGGTATCCAGGGCGAAGTGATCCTGATCATTGATGTCGATGCCAGCGGCAACGTCACCAATGTCACGGTGGAAAAGTCCAGCCGTAACCGCGATCTGGACCGTGCTGCGATGGAAGCTGCCCGCAAGTGGCGTTTCAACGCCGCCGAAGCTGGCGGTAAGAAGGCTGCTGGCCGCGTCCGCGTCCCGGTCAACTTTGCGCTGAACTGA
- the exbB gene encoding TonB-system energizer ExbB, translating into MLQEIFIAAAAGGNPSNALSQMGFEHLIHEMTTKPGDFAVSWVVLLTLVVMSAMSWYWTVINIFRATRLKSAADRVVSLFWDTPNAQDAIRAMEEQPASEPFSKIALDAAQAAAHHQRAEGGAVGGVGENLSRSEFVDRALRQAVTRESNKLQSGMTLLATVGATAPFVGLLGTVWGIYGALIKIGATGSASIDAVAGPVGEALIMTAIGLFVAIPAVFAFNFFSKINSATISKFDTFAHDLHDFFATGSRVR; encoded by the coding sequence ATGCTGCAGGAAATTTTCATCGCCGCTGCTGCCGGGGGCAATCCGTCCAACGCCCTGTCGCAGATGGGCTTCGAGCATCTGATCCACGAAATGACCACCAAGCCGGGTGATTTCGCGGTTTCCTGGGTCGTGCTGCTGACCCTGGTCGTCATGTCCGCCATGTCCTGGTACTGGACCGTCATCAACATCTTCCGTGCTACCCGCCTGAAGAGCGCCGCTGATCGCGTCGTCAGCCTGTTCTGGGATACCCCGAACGCGCAGGACGCCATCCGTGCAATGGAAGAGCAGCCGGCTTCGGAGCCGTTCTCGAAGATCGCACTGGACGCTGCACAGGCTGCTGCGCACCACCAGCGTGCTGAAGGCGGCGCTGTCGGCGGCGTGGGTGAGAACCTGAGCCGTTCGGAGTTCGTCGACCGCGCTCTGCGCCAGGCCGTGACCCGCGAAAGCAACAAGCTGCAGTCGGGCATGACCCTGCTGGCCACCGTCGGTGCAACCGCTCCGTTCGTCGGTCTGCTGGGTACCGTGTGGGGCATCTACGGCGCGCTGATCAAGATCGGTGCCACCGGCTCCGCTTCGATCGACGCCGTTGCCGGCCCGGTGGGTGAAGCACTGATCATGACCGCCATCGGTCTGTTCGTCGCAATCCCGGCCGTGTTCGCCTTCAACTTCTTCAGCAAGATCAACAGCGCGACCATCAGCAAGTTCGATACCTTCGCGCACGACCTGCACGACTTCTTCGCCACCGGTTCGCGCGTCCGCTAA
- a CDS encoding ExbD/TolR family protein, producing the protein MAFSSGNSGGPMADINVTPLVDVMLVLLIIFIITAPLMSHKVKVDLPEANLVQKPDDTNDRKGPITLAVKEDGSIYWNDEEIDKQTLESRLATAAQQTPQPPLNLRGDRTTKMRVINEMTKVAQEQGMLDVGFVATKEKGQ; encoded by the coding sequence ATGGCTTTCAGTAGTGGTAACAGCGGCGGCCCCATGGCCGACATCAACGTTACGCCCCTCGTGGACGTGATGCTGGTGCTGCTGATCATCTTCATCATCACGGCGCCGCTGATGTCCCACAAGGTCAAGGTGGATCTGCCGGAGGCCAACCTGGTCCAGAAGCCGGACGACACCAACGACCGCAAGGGTCCCATCACCCTGGCAGTCAAGGAAGACGGTTCGATCTACTGGAACGACGAAGAGATCGACAAGCAGACCCTCGAGTCGCGCTTGGCGACCGCCGCCCAGCAGACCCCGCAGCCGCCGTTGAACCTGCGTGGTGACCGCACCACCAAGATGCGTGTCATCAACGAGATGACCAAGGTCGCGCAGGAACAGGGCATGCTGGACGTCGGCTTCGTGGCGACCAAAGAGAAGGGGCAATAA
- a CDS encoding ExbD/TolR family protein: MAFSSGGGKGPMADINVTPLVDVMLVLLIIFIVTAPIMTYPIAVDLPQRVLNPPPQLVEPPPPIELKIDASNQVSWNNSPIGTHELQQRMEQEVQRDPTNQPELRIDASPDSEYDVMAKVLAAAKNAQMKKIGFVQQ, from the coding sequence ATGGCATTCAGTAGTGGTGGTGGCAAAGGCCCCATGGCAGACATCAACGTCACGCCCCTCGTGGACGTGATGCTGGTGCTGCTGATCATCTTCATCGTGACCGCGCCGATCATGACGTACCCGATCGCCGTGGACCTGCCGCAGCGCGTGCTCAACCCACCGCCGCAGCTGGTCGAACCGCCGCCGCCGATCGAGCTGAAGATCGACGCCAGCAACCAGGTCTCGTGGAACAACAGCCCGATCGGTACGCACGAACTGCAGCAGCGGATGGAGCAGGAGGTCCAGCGTGACCCGACCAACCAGCCGGAACTGCGGATCGATGCCAGCCCGGATTCGGAGTACGACGTGATGGCCAAGGTTCTGGCCGCCGCGAAGAATGCTCAGATGAAGAAGATCGGCTTCGTGCAGCAGTAA
- the cls gene encoding cardiolipin synthase, producing MLALFDSVRHWLDGIAHLGTILAVAYLLYLLALTGWIMLQKREPVATLSWILSLALLPYLGLFIYYLLGPQKVKRQRLRRGRARSGMEHYSDVCPPDADCTELAKIAQATTGLAPSTATEVTWLVDGAATYTALLEAVAQAQDHVHLEYYIFNPDHAGTALRDALVERASAGVQVRLLLDAVGSSAVRQRFLQPLLNAGAEVIWFHPRQLLKPFKRPWLNLRTHRKLVIVDGRLAFTGGINITDDEDESRNPDAYRDLHMRLRGHVVRSLQLVFAEDWLYASGQDHSRFDIARLWPSDMPLRGDGAINAQVLVSGPDSGWETIHRLHVAAIQEARERVWLVTPYFVPGEAARMALTSAALGGLDVRLLVPKMSDSWFVTQAARSYFDELLHAGVKIYEYGPRMLHTKAFIADDDVCIVGSANFDHRSFRLNFELSMMISDRGRVAELSTLLQSEFERATRVHDQAGRSLWLHRLPEAFARLASPLL from the coding sequence ATGCTCGCCCTCTTCGATTCCGTGCGCCATTGGCTTGATGGCATCGCCCACCTGGGAACGATCCTGGCGGTGGCCTATCTGCTGTATCTGCTGGCGTTGACGGGCTGGATCATGCTGCAGAAGCGCGAGCCGGTGGCCACGCTGAGCTGGATCCTGTCGCTGGCGCTGCTGCCCTACCTCGGCCTCTTCATCTATTACCTGCTGGGCCCACAGAAGGTGAAGCGGCAACGGCTGCGGCGCGGTCGCGCGCGCTCGGGCATGGAGCACTACAGCGATGTCTGCCCGCCCGATGCCGACTGCACCGAACTGGCCAAGATCGCGCAGGCGACCACCGGGCTGGCGCCAAGCACAGCCACCGAAGTGACCTGGCTGGTCGACGGCGCGGCCACCTACACCGCGCTGCTGGAAGCGGTGGCACAGGCGCAGGACCATGTGCACCTGGAGTACTACATATTCAATCCCGACCACGCCGGCACCGCGTTGCGGGATGCGTTGGTGGAACGGGCCAGCGCCGGCGTACAGGTGCGGCTGCTGCTGGATGCGGTAGGTTCTTCGGCCGTGCGCCAGCGCTTCCTGCAGCCGCTGTTGAACGCCGGCGCTGAGGTGATCTGGTTCCATCCTCGGCAACTGTTGAAACCATTCAAGCGACCCTGGTTGAACCTGCGTACGCACCGCAAGCTGGTGATCGTAGATGGCCGGCTGGCATTCACCGGCGGCATCAACATCACCGACGACGAAGACGAAAGCCGCAACCCGGATGCTTACCGCGATCTGCACATGCGCCTGCGCGGGCACGTGGTGCGCAGCCTGCAGCTGGTGTTCGCCGAGGACTGGCTGTACGCCAGCGGCCAGGACCACTCGCGGTTCGATATCGCCCGGCTGTGGCCCAGCGACATGCCCCTGCGCGGCGACGGCGCGATCAACGCGCAGGTGCTGGTGTCCGGCCCGGATTCGGGATGGGAGACCATCCATCGCCTGCACGTGGCCGCCATCCAGGAAGCACGTGAGCGGGTCTGGCTGGTCACCCCCTACTTCGTACCCGGCGAAGCGGCGCGGATGGCGCTGACCTCGGCCGCACTCGGTGGCCTGGACGTGCGCCTGCTGGTGCCGAAGATGAGCGACTCCTGGTTCGTGACCCAGGCCGCGCGCTCCTATTTCGACGAGCTGCTGCATGCGGGAGTGAAGATCTACGAGTACGGTCCACGCATGCTGCATACCAAGGCGTTCATCGCCGACGACGATGTCTGCATCGTCGGCAGCGCCAACTTTGATCACCGCAGCTTCCGCCTGAATTTCGAGCTGTCGATGATGATCAGCGACCGTGGCCGGGTGGCGGAACTGTCTACGTTGCTGCAGTCCGAATTCGAGCGTGCCACCCGCGTGCACGACCAGGCAGGACGCTCGCTGTGGCTGCACCGGTTGCCCGAAGCCTTCGCGCGATTGGCCTCGCCGCTGCTGTGA
- a CDS encoding pyridoxine 5'-phosphate synthase, translated as MTQLSVNVNKIAVLRNSRGGTEPDVVRAAQACLDAGAHGITVHPRPDRRHITAEDVLALSALTRARGVEFNIEGNPFAPPREGYPGLLPLCAQTRPAQATLVPDGDGQITSDHGFDFERDAQRLRPLVAELKAMGCRVSLFVDAGNPLLEQAADVGADRVELYTGPYAEAHAAGDARAMLELFATAARRAQAVGLGVNAGHDLSQDNLRDFLAAVPEVLEVSIGHALIGEALYDGLDATVKGYLALL; from the coding sequence ATGACCCAGCTCAGCGTCAACGTCAACAAGATCGCCGTCCTGCGCAATTCGCGTGGCGGTACCGAACCGGACGTGGTGCGTGCCGCCCAGGCCTGCCTGGATGCCGGCGCGCATGGCATTACCGTGCACCCGCGGCCCGACCGCCGGCACATCACCGCCGAGGACGTGCTGGCGCTGTCGGCGCTGACCCGTGCCCGTGGCGTGGAGTTCAACATCGAAGGCAACCCGTTCGCGCCGCCGCGTGAGGGCTACCCCGGGTTGCTGCCGCTGTGCGCGCAGACGCGCCCGGCGCAGGCCACGCTGGTTCCCGATGGCGATGGCCAGATCACCTCCGACCATGGCTTCGACTTCGAACGCGATGCGCAGCGGTTGCGCCCGCTGGTGGCCGAGCTGAAAGCGATGGGATGCCGGGTGAGCCTGTTCGTGGATGCCGGCAACCCGCTGCTGGAGCAGGCGGCCGATGTCGGCGCCGACCGCGTCGAGCTGTACACCGGCCCGTATGCCGAGGCCCATGCCGCCGGCGACGCCCGCGCCATGCTGGAACTGTTCGCCACGGCCGCGCGCCGTGCACAGGCCGTCGGCCTCGGTGTGAATGCCGGGCACGATCTGTCGCAGGACAACCTGCGTGACTTCCTGGCCGCCGTGCCGGAGGTGCTGGAGGTGTCGATCGGCCACGCGCTGATCGGCGAGGCGCTGTACGACGGCCTGGATGCCACGGTGAAGGGCTACCTGGCACTGCTGTAG
- a CDS encoding PA0069 family radical SAM protein, whose translation MQHPPRNAQAAIKGRGSTSHLAGRFESTVSEAVDDGWAVDDSEEFLAPRLRTEVRAETARSIISRNNSPDVGFSQSVNPYRGCEHGCSYCFARPSHAYLNLSPGLDFETKLFAKTNAPQLLRKELSKPGYVPQPIALGINTDAYQPIERKFKLTRQLIEVMLETKHPFSLITKNALVERDIDLLSPLAAENLVSVHFSVTSLDPHLSAKLEPRASAPHARLRAMKRLHEAGIPVGVMVAPVIPWINDSELEAVLEAAHDAGASTAGYVLLRLPLEVAPLFRDWLDTHHPDRAAHVMSTIQQLRGGKDYDSQFGTRMRGQGVYADLLNNRFKLARKRLGFNAQNSHWPKLDCSRFEKPLPPKVDTPQGSLF comes from the coding sequence ATGCAGCACCCCCCTCGCAACGCCCAGGCCGCCATCAAGGGCCGGGGTTCCACGTCCCATCTTGCGGGGCGTTTTGAAAGCACCGTCAGCGAAGCGGTGGACGACGGCTGGGCAGTGGACGACAGCGAGGAGTTCCTCGCCCCGCGCCTGCGCACCGAAGTACGCGCGGAGACCGCTCGCAGCATCATCAGCCGCAACAACTCCCCGGACGTCGGCTTCAGCCAATCGGTGAATCCGTATCGCGGCTGCGAGCATGGCTGCTCCTACTGCTTCGCCCGCCCCTCGCATGCCTATCTGAACCTGTCGCCTGGCCTGGACTTCGAGACCAAGCTGTTTGCCAAGACCAACGCGCCACAGCTGCTGCGCAAGGAACTGTCGAAACCCGGCTACGTGCCGCAGCCGATCGCGCTGGGCATCAACACCGACGCGTACCAGCCGATTGAACGCAAGTTCAAGCTGACCCGCCAGCTGATCGAAGTGATGCTGGAGACGAAGCATCCGTTCTCGCTGATCACCAAGAATGCGCTGGTCGAGCGCGACATCGATCTGCTCTCACCGCTGGCGGCGGAGAACCTGGTCAGCGTGCATTTCTCGGTGACATCGCTGGATCCGCATCTGTCGGCGAAGCTGGAGCCGCGCGCCTCGGCACCCCATGCGCGGCTGCGTGCGATGAAGCGCCTGCACGAGGCGGGCATTCCGGTGGGCGTGATGGTTGCGCCGGTGATTCCGTGGATCAACGACAGCGAACTGGAAGCCGTGCTGGAAGCCGCGCACGACGCCGGCGCCAGCACTGCAGGCTACGTGCTGCTGCGCCTGCCGCTGGAAGTGGCACCGCTGTTCCGCGATTGGCTCGATACCCATCATCCCGATCGCGCCGCGCATGTGATGAGCACCATCCAGCAGCTGCGCGGCGGCAAGGATTACGACAGTCAGTTCGGCACGCGCATGCGCGGCCAGGGTGTTTACGCAGATCTGTTGAACAACCGCTTCAAGCTGGCGCGCAAGCGGCTGGGCTTCAACGCACAGAACAGCCATTGGCCGAAGCTGGATTGCAGCCGGTTCGAGAAGCCGTTGCCGCCGAAGGTGGATACGCCGCAGGGGAGTTTGTTCTAG
- a CDS encoding 2OG-Fe(II) oxygenase, producing MHEPGPVDFIEVIHNAVPSDVCAAIVARMRASQGLKPGAVGSGVFPELKHSKDLRISGVDGWQDVDQQLQQAVFAGLQTYLRRYPQALIAPLMLQIQDSNGQPRRLSAEDFPDMAPEQLADLARTCLRPGAINLQWYAAGEGGYPYWHCELYPKDAQAETLHRHVLWTLYLNDDFDEGETEFLFQGRKIAPRTGSLLIAPTAFTHTHRGNRPQGGDKFIATSWILFQSAQKLFGGG from the coding sequence ATGCACGAGCCGGGCCCGGTCGATTTCATCGAGGTCATCCACAACGCCGTCCCCAGCGACGTGTGCGCTGCGATCGTCGCGCGCATGCGTGCAAGCCAGGGCCTGAAACCCGGCGCAGTGGGCAGCGGTGTGTTCCCGGAACTCAAGCACAGCAAGGATCTGCGGATCAGCGGCGTGGATGGCTGGCAGGATGTGGACCAGCAGCTGCAACAGGCGGTATTTGCGGGTCTGCAGACTTATCTACGCCGTTATCCACAGGCATTGATCGCGCCGTTGATGTTGCAGATCCAGGACAGCAACGGCCAGCCGCGACGCCTGTCGGCCGAGGATTTCCCCGACATGGCGCCGGAGCAGCTGGCGGATCTGGCGCGCACCTGCCTGCGCCCGGGCGCGATCAACCTGCAGTGGTATGCGGCGGGCGAGGGCGGCTACCCGTACTGGCACTGCGAGCTGTATCCGAAGGACGCGCAGGCCGAGACGCTGCACCGGCATGTGCTGTGGACGCTGTACCTCAACGACGACTTCGACGAAGGCGAAACCGAGTTCCTGTTCCAGGGCCGGAAGATCGCACCGCGCACCGGCAGCCTGCTGATCGCGCCGACTGCGTTCACCCATACCCATCGCGGCAACCGGCCGCAGGGCGGCGACAAGTTCATCGCCACCAGCTGGATCCTGTTCCAGAGCGCGCAGAAGTTGTTTGGTGGGGGTTGA
- a CDS encoding class 1 fructose-bisphosphatase: MSRTSLTRFLIQQQHAGRINADLRQLIAVVARACTSISIAVSKGALGGVLGEAGTGNVQGEAQKKLDVISNEILLEANAWGGHLAACASEEMDHSQPVPDIYPRGDFLLLFDPLDGSSNIDVNVSVGTIFSVLRCPTNVELPGDDAFLQPGSKQIAAGYCIYGPSTQLVLTVGHGTHAFTLDRETGEFLLTTENMQIPAATQEFAINMSNQRHWEAPMQAYVEDLLAGKEGPRGKNFNMRWIASMVADVHRILTRGGIFIYPWDKKEPGKAGKLRLMYEANPMGLLVEQAGGAAWTGRERIIDVQPDQLHQRVPVFLGSREEVAEAVRYHQEHDAKSV; encoded by the coding sequence ATGTCCCGTACCTCGTTGACCCGCTTCCTGATCCAGCAGCAGCACGCCGGCCGCATCAACGCCGACCTGCGCCAGCTGATCGCGGTCGTCGCCCGCGCCTGCACCAGCATCTCCATCGCCGTCAGCAAGGGCGCCCTCGGTGGCGTGCTCGGCGAGGCCGGTACCGGCAACGTGCAGGGCGAAGCGCAGAAGAAGCTGGATGTCATCAGCAACGAGATCCTGCTGGAGGCCAACGCCTGGGGTGGCCACCTCGCCGCCTGCGCATCGGAGGAGATGGACCACAGCCAGCCGGTGCCGGACATCTACCCGCGTGGCGATTTCCTGCTGCTGTTCGATCCCCTCGATGGCAGCTCCAACATCGACGTCAACGTCTCCGTCGGCACCATCTTCTCGGTGCTGCGTTGCCCGACCAACGTCGAACTGCCCGGCGATGACGCCTTCCTGCAGCCGGGCAGCAAGCAGATCGCCGCCGGCTACTGCATCTACGGGCCCAGCACGCAGCTGGTGCTGACCGTCGGCCACGGTACCCACGCCTTCACCCTCGACCGCGAAACCGGCGAGTTCCTGCTGACCACCGAGAACATGCAGATCCCCGCGGCCACCCAGGAGTTCGCCATCAACATGTCCAACCAGCGGCACTGGGAAGCGCCGATGCAGGCCTACGTGGAAGATCTGCTGGCCGGCAAGGAAGGCCCGCGCGGCAAGAACTTCAACATGCGCTGGATCGCCAGCATGGTCGCCGACGTGCATCGCATCCTGACCCGCGGCGGCATCTTCATCTACCCGTGGGACAAGAAGGAACCGGGCAAGGCCGGCAAGCTGCGCCTGATGTACGAAGCCAACCCGATGGGTCTGCTGGTGGAGCAGGCGGGCGGCGCTGCCTGGACCGGTCGCGAGCGCATCATCGATGTGCAACCCGACCAGCTGCACCAGCGCGTGCCGGTGTTCCTCGGTTCGCGCGAAGAGGTCGCCGAGGCCGTGCGTTATCACCAGGAGCATGACGCAAAGAGCGTCTGA
- a CDS encoding aromatic amino acid transaminase — protein sequence MSFFANVELVPGDPILGLTEAYNADSRPTKVNLGVGIYYDESGRIPLLRAVKQIEQQLANEAKPRGYLPIDGLPAYTQATRELVFGKDSPLLAAGRVTTAQTVGGSGALRVGADVLKKLLPHATVALSNPSWENHRAVFSAAGFEVVDYTYFDPTTHGVNFDGLLADLGKLEAGTVVLLHACCHNPTGADLTVSQWKQVAQLLKDRQLFPFIDMAYQGFDKGIEQDGAAVRIIAEAGINSFIVANSYSKSFSLYGERVGALSMVAPTAADAKAVQSQVKRVIRTIYSSPSTHGAALVAGVLNNPELRAMWEQELTEMRERIHALRQGLVEKLAAAGAPQFGFINEQAGMFSYSGLSREQVERLRDEFGIYAVGTGRICVAALNQNNLEYVAKAVATVAKG from the coding sequence GTGTCCTTCTTTGCAAACGTGGAACTGGTCCCAGGCGACCCGATCCTGGGCCTGACCGAGGCGTACAACGCCGACAGCCGCCCGACCAAGGTCAACCTGGGTGTGGGCATCTACTACGACGAGAGCGGCCGCATTCCGCTGCTGCGCGCCGTCAAGCAGATCGAGCAGCAGCTCGCCAACGAAGCCAAACCGCGCGGCTACCTGCCGATCGATGGCCTGCCGGCGTACACCCAGGCCACCCGTGAGCTGGTGTTCGGCAAGGACTCGCCGCTGCTGGCCGCCGGCCGTGTCACCACCGCCCAGACTGTCGGTGGCAGCGGTGCGCTGCGCGTCGGCGCCGACGTGCTGAAGAAGCTGCTGCCGCACGCCACCGTCGCACTCAGCAACCCGAGCTGGGAAAACCACCGCGCCGTGTTCAGCGCCGCTGGTTTCGAGGTGGTCGATTACACCTACTTCGACCCGACCACCCATGGCGTCAACTTCGACGGCCTGCTGGCCGACCTGGGCAAGCTGGAAGCGGGCACCGTGGTGCTGCTGCACGCCTGCTGCCACAACCCCACCGGCGCCGACCTCACCGTCAGCCAGTGGAAGCAGGTCGCACAGCTGCTGAAGGACCGCCAGCTGTTCCCCTTCATCGACATGGCCTACCAGGGCTTCGACAAGGGCATCGAGCAGGACGGCGCCGCGGTGCGCATCATCGCCGAGGCCGGCATCAACAGCTTCATCGTCGCCAACTCGTACTCCAAGTCGTTCTCGCTGTATGGCGAGCGCGTGGGTGCGCTGTCGATGGTCGCGCCGACCGCCGCTGACGCCAAGGCCGTGCAGTCGCAGGTCAAGCGCGTGATCCGCACGATCTACTCCAGCCCCTCCACCCACGGTGCTGCACTGGTTGCCGGTGTGCTGAACAATCCGGAACTGCGCGCGATGTGGGAGCAGGAGCTGACCGAGATGCGTGAGCGCATCCACGCCCTGCGCCAGGGCCTGGTCGAGAAGCTGGCCGCCGCCGGCGCCCCGCAGTTCGGCTTCATCAACGAGCAGGCGGGCATGTTCTCGTACTCCGGCCTGAGCCGCGAACAGGTCGAGCGCCTGCGCGACGAGTTCGGCATCTACGCCGTCGGCACCGGCCGCATCTGCGTGGCCGCGCTGAACCAGAACAACCTGGAATACGTCGCCAAGGCCGTGGCCACCGTCGCCAAGGGCTGA
- a CDS encoding TonB-dependent receptor family protein, translating to MNPSARRQCLPISALLLLPLAVTAEPLPTALPTVQVQAARVPGVDPFALPASLDTVWIDADRTGPGTQLSEALGGVPGLLARDRQNFAQDTQLSIRGFGARSTFGVRGVRVLIDGVPATMPDGQGQLSHASLLGAERIEVLRGPFSALYGNSSGGVLQVWSAQGQAGDPWRLRVNAGADNTLSVGAQLRGAGPGVDYNVAANHFSTDGWRAHSRARRESLNARLGTELAGGRLELLLNALHAPNAQDPLGLTRAQVAADPRQATAVAEQYNTRKSVRQQQAGLRWTREAGAQRWQLMGYAGQRAVTQYLPIPPGPQANPLHAGGVIDLDGGYGGLDARWGWNGDLWGRPLDLVVGVNADRQRQHRTGYENFVGTTVGVRGRLRRDQIDIVQNVDQFAQAWWQWSPRWSLLAGVRHSAVRFESDDRYIVGRNPDDSGRRRYQATTPVAGVSFEASPQWRLHAAIGRGFETPTFNELGYRADGQAGLALDLAAARSRSVEVGSKWHAQDGRQLDISLFRADTDDELAVASNTNGRSTYRNIGRTRRQGVELQYRQPLAEQLELQLAWTWLQAQVRSPYLACAASNCAVPDTVVAAGSRLPGVPRQQAYARLQWSPGQWQWALEAAASSDVVVNDIATERAPGYALLNLEAGRRWALQAGDLRAFARIDNVLDQRYIGSVIVNDGNGRFFEPGPDRRASIGLQWSWR from the coding sequence ATGAATCCCAGCGCACGACGCCAATGCTTGCCGATTTCCGCCCTGCTGCTGCTGCCTTTGGCGGTGACGGCCGAGCCATTGCCGACCGCCCTGCCGACGGTGCAGGTGCAGGCCGCGCGGGTGCCCGGCGTCGACCCCTTCGCCCTGCCCGCCAGCCTGGATACGGTGTGGATCGACGCCGACCGTACCGGCCCGGGCACGCAGCTGTCCGAGGCGCTGGGCGGAGTGCCGGGCCTGCTGGCCCGGGACCGGCAGAACTTCGCGCAGGACACCCAGCTGTCGATCCGTGGCTTCGGCGCCCGTTCGACCTTTGGCGTGCGCGGGGTGCGGGTGCTGATCGATGGGGTGCCGGCGACCATGCCCGATGGTCAAGGCCAGCTGTCGCACGCCAGCCTGCTCGGTGCCGAGCGCATCGAGGTGCTGCGCGGGCCGTTCTCGGCCCTGTATGGAAATTCGTCCGGGGGCGTGCTGCAGGTGTGGAGCGCGCAGGGCCAGGCCGGTGACCCGTGGCGGCTGCGGGTGAATGCCGGTGCCGACAACACGCTCAGCGTCGGCGCGCAGCTGCGCGGGGCGGGCCCTGGCGTCGACTACAACGTGGCCGCCAACCATTTCAGCACCGATGGCTGGCGTGCCCACAGCCGCGCGCGGCGTGAATCGCTCAACGCGCGCCTTGGCACCGAGCTCGCTGGCGGCCGCCTGGAGCTGCTGCTCAATGCGCTGCACGCGCCCAACGCGCAGGACCCGCTGGGCCTGACCCGCGCGCAGGTGGCGGCCGATCCACGCCAGGCCACGGCGGTGGCTGAGCAGTACAACACCCGCAAATCGGTGCGCCAGCAGCAGGCAGGCCTGCGTTGGACCCGTGAAGCCGGTGCGCAGCGCTGGCAGCTGATGGGCTATGCCGGGCAGCGCGCGGTGACCCAGTACCTGCCGATTCCGCCGGGACCGCAGGCCAACCCATTGCATGCCGGTGGCGTGATCGACCTGGACGGCGGTTATGGCGGGTTGGACGCGCGCTGGGGCTGGAACGGCGATCTGTGGGGGCGCCCGCTGGACCTGGTGGTGGGCGTGAATGCCGATCGCCAGCGCCAGCACCGCACCGGCTACGAGAACTTCGTCGGCACCACCGTGGGGGTACGCGGCCGCCTGCGTCGCGACCAGATCGACATCGTGCAGAACGTGGACCAGTTCGCCCAGGCGTGGTGGCAATGGAGCCCGCGCTGGTCGCTGCTGGCCGGGGTGCGCCACAGCGCGGTGCGCTTCGAATCGGATGATCGCTACATCGTCGGGCGCAACCCGGACGACAGTGGTCGCCGTCGCTACCAGGCCACCACGCCAGTGGCGGGTGTCAGCTTCGAGGCAAGCCCGCAGTGGCGCCTGCACGCGGCGATCGGGCGTGGCTTTGAAACCCCGACGTTCAACGAGCTGGGCTACCGCGCCGACGGCCAGGCCGGGCTGGCGCTGGATCTGGCGGCCGCCCGCAGCCGCAGCGTGGAAGTGGGCAGCAAATGGCATGCGCAGGATGGAAGACAGCTCGATATCAGCCTGTTCCGTGCAGATACCGACGATGAGCTGGCCGTTGCCAGCAACACCAACGGCCGCAGCACGTACCGCAACATCGGCCGTACCCGCCGCCAGGGTGTGGAGCTGCAGTACCGGCAGCCGTTGGCCGAGCAGCTGGAGCTGCAGCTGGCCTGGACCTGGCTGCAGGCGCAGGTGCGTTCGCCCTATCTGGCCTGTGCGGCCAGCAACTGCGCAGTGCCCGACACCGTGGTTGCCGCTGGCAGCCGCCTGCCCGGCGTGCCCCGGCAGCAGGCGTATGCCCGCCTGCAGTGGTCGCCGGGGCAGTGGCAGTGGGCGCTGGAAGCGGCCGCCAGCAGTGACGTGGTGGTGAATGACATCGCCACCGAGCGCGCACCGGGATACGCGCTGCTGAACCTGGAAGCCGGTCGCCGCTGGGCGCTGCAGGCCGGTGACCTGCGCGCATTCGCACGTATCGACAACGTGCTGGACCAGCGCTACATCGGCTCGGTGATCGTCAATGACGGTAACGGCCGGTTCTTTGAACCGGGGCCGGACCGCCGCGCCAGCATTGGCCTGCAGTGGTCATGGCGCTAG